AAAAATTATGATCAAATAAATCCTAATGATATACTTTTAAAGAATATTAAGGTAAAAGATACAAGTATTGCAGGACCTAATGTGCATCAAAAATATGTACAGTATATAATAAAAAAAGAAAATGACAGTAATTATCTGAAAAAACCTTTAATTATTACATTATTATTTTATAAACCCGTGGGATATAATAAAATATTTAATAGGAAAATATTACAAAACCATATAGGATGGGATAAATAAAAATCCCTCCCGCACGATTGTATCGTGTAGCAGATAAATAAAAACCCTCGCAAAATGCGAGGTTTTTTGTTTTATAGTGCAGCTACATTTTTATTAAAGAAGTCTTTAAATTTTTTCTTTGTAAGCATTGTTTCTACAATCTTAAAGACGGTTGTTTTATCTTCTTCGTCTAATTGCTGAATAAGTTGCATTTGTTCAATGGTATTTTTATCATCAAAAGTTACTTCATTAGGAATCTCTCCCTCAAAGTTTACTAGATCGTCGATAGTCATATTAAAAAATCTTGCAATTTTTCCCACAGCTTCAATAGATAAATCTCTGTCATCTGTCTCTACTCTGGAGTAATTAGAACGATGCATTGCAATTAAATCCGCAATCGCTTGTTGAGTTAAACCCTTTTCCTCACGTATTTTTTTTATGTTTTTGCCGATGTGTTGCATATGATAAACTTTACACGAAGTTATCTAAAAAGCACAAATTATACAATATAAGACCATTGCACGGTGAAACTTCAGAAACAATATACCTAATACATTGTTTATCAATTAAATAATATGTATTTTCAGGTTATGAAAATAGAGAAGTCTCCAAGTTTTGCAGATACCATTTGCGATTTACGAGTTCGGAAAATAAAAAGTGTTTTTTTCACTCAGATTGATGTTTTAATCGATTGGGGATTGATTAGCAACATCATCAATAAATATTATGCTAAGGGTAATAATGTGGTTGGAAATCCAAGCTACGATGGACTTTTGCTTTTCAAAATGAGTCTATTACAGATGTGGTATGGTTTGAGTGATTATGAAGTTGAAGAACGTATTAATGATTCGATATCTTTCAGTAAATTTTGTGGTTTAACATTGGAACAAACATCTCCTGATCATAGTACTTTGAGTAGGTTTAGAAGCAGAATGACTGAGAAAAAAGGCTGCGAAAAATTATTAAAAGAGTTTAATCGACAACTGGAAAAACATCAAATCATTGTTAAAACAGGAGCTATTGTGGACGCTTCTGTGATTGATACCCCATTGAAACCGAAAGGAAAATCGAGTTATGAAGCTGCGGAAGACCGAAAAGAAGATGAGAGATCGGAGGGGAATTTGGAGAAAGAAAAGGCAGAAAAAATATCATTAAAAATCTTAAAACCCAGTGTAGATACCGATGCAAGTTGGATTAAGAAAGCTGGAAAACTTCGCTATGGTTACAAAAAGCATCACGTTACCGATGAAAATGGGTTAGTTTTAGGAATTTTAACAACATCAGCAAATGTGAATGAGATTTCGAATTTAGAAGAAGTTTTGGCGACAGCGGATTTACCAAAAGGGACTATAATTTATGGTGACAAAGGCTATCAATCCTCAAAAAATGAAGAATTATTAAAAAAGAAAAATCTCAAGAACAGAATTCTAAAAAAGCAAAAAAGAACAAACCATTGAGCGAAATCGAAAGGAAATTTAATAAATTATGTGGCAAAGTTCGTTACAAAGTAGAACGTACTTTTGGTAGTATTCGGCGTTGGTTTAATGGTGGTACAGCACGATACAAAGGAATTAAAAAGATGCATGCGCAGAATTTATTAGAAGGTTTAGCCTATAATTTATATCGAAGTCCAGCCATAATTATGCCTAATGCTCTAAAAAACGAGAAATAGTACGTGAAACAAACAGAAAAAAGCACTTTATCTACAAAATAAACAAAAAATTAAGACCAAATTAAAAATTAAACTTCGAAAAATTTATAATATTTGATGATGTTTAATTGTGCAACGGTCTTAATATGTGTTAAATTAATAAAATAAATGTTGTTGAAATGATACTTTTATTTTACTTTTGTAATGTATCAAAATAACACAACATAAGCTTTTATGGAAATCTCCGCAATCAAAGAACGTTTAAGTTTATCCGAAGTTCTGCAACATTACAGTTTACAACCTAAAAACTCGATGCTGAAATGTTTTATGCACGAAGACAAAACGGCAAGTGGATATGCAAATAAAAAATCCAGTATAAGTTAAGCAGCATTTTTACAAATTTAGTTTTGATTGTTAAATTCTTCTATCGTTTGGTAATTCAGGGTGCTATGACGTCTTTTTTTGTTGTACCAGATTTCTATGTATTCGAAAACTTCCAGCTCCATTTTTTCTTTTGTAATGAGCTTGTTACTATAAATGAGTTCCGTTTTTAATGATTTGAAAAAACTTTCAGCCACTGCATTATCCCAACAATTTCCTCTGCGGCTCATACTTCTTGTGACGTTATAAAAATCTAATGTATTTACAAATTTTTTGCTTGCATATTGAACATGGATATACTAATTTAATGTCCAGTAAAGGTTAAGCATAAAACCTTAATTTTAACATATGAAACGCAAGCAAAAATTTATGATAATGCTTTTCTTTACTCAATCAATATTTAATATCTCAATTTAATCATTATATTCTTACAATTTATCTAATTCTCATAGCGTTTTATTACACTAAAAATATCACGTCAAGTTTTGACGTGATTGATATTTACATTTGTCACATTAATATGATAATACTCATATTAAATCTAAAATAAGAGATTATAAAATTATTTAAAAAGCATTAAATTCGCAATCAAAATTAATAACCAAATCATGAAAAAACTCTACATGAGCGCATTCATTATATGCACAACTGCTGTACTGTATGCTCAGGATGTTGTATGGCAGAAAGATATTAAATCTTCTACTCAGGATTTTCTTTCACAAGTCACCACAACAATAGACCAACAGTATCTTATAACAGGAAGCTCTATTCAATCTAAAAAAATAACTTCGGATAATAAACAGAACAACGGCTACGATTTTCATTTAGTTAAATTGAATCAGCAAGATGAAGAAGTCTGGGAAAAAAATTTCTCGGGACAGAATCATGGTTTTTACTTCATCCGGATATATTATCGGGGGAGAATCGAGATCTGAAAAGTCAGGAAACAAAACCGTTGGCATTGAAGAAGGAACCGATGTTTGGTTGATTTCTTTAAACACAAAAGGCGACCAACAGTGGCAAAAATCTTACAATTTTAAAAACCGTGATATTCTGATGGGAATGAATGTCATCAGCGGAAAACCATCAACTGACAACTGACAATCATCAACTAAAGGCATCTTACTCGGAGGTTACACTCAGGCAGAAGGAAGAATAGAAGCCGATGATGAAACATTCTGGATGATGTACATTGATAATGACGGGAAAGAGCAATGGCGAAAACATGTAAAAGGAGAATCTAGAAAGAAAGAAGAACGGCTTTCTGACCTGAAAATGAATAAGGATGGTTCTATTGTTTTAGCAGGAACTAGTGCTGAAGAATTAGGTAAAGAGAACTGGAAGATTGTGAAATTGGGCGATCAACAAATTGATCAGTTGATAGAAAAACAGAATATTAAGATTTATCCTAATCCGGTATCAGACTACGCTTATGTTGAAATAGGATTTGACTCTTCGACAAGCTCAGAGCAAGGTTTTAAGGAAGCAGACATCACCCTTTATGATATGGGTGGTAGACAGCTTCAGAGCTTGAAAACAAAGAATAAGATAACCAAAATAAATACGCAGAGTTTGATTCAGGGAGCGTATCTGATTGTGATAAAAACAGATACTGAGAAAACTGCGAATGCTAAATTGATAAAGAAATAATGAAAAAGATACATAATATATTTAAGATTGTACTGCTGCTATTTTACGGCTTTTATTTTTCACAATCGACAGGTTCTTCGGTAAGTAACCCTATGGATAATATCAATCAAATGTATCCGGCTTCTCCAACTGTGAATAATTTGATGAAATTTGAAGAAACACCTACCAATAATTATACGGGAATTCCTGATATTAAAATTCCGATTACCAGCCTGTCCACAAAATCTCCTAGTGTAAAGGTTAATGTATCATTAAATTACCATCCAAACACGGCAAAACCTGAAGATAAATCTTCGGAAGTAGGGCTTGGCTGGAGTTTGTTTGCAGGCGGGTCGATTTCCAGAACAGTCATGAATGGGCCTGATGGTGATGTTGTGATTCCAAATCTGCATCAGATACCAAAAACAGGGATTTATTATGATGAATTTTCCCCCGGCTCTCAAACTAATCTTACAAGAAAATTTTTGGACTCTCTTGAAACTGAAGGGGTATATGTTCCTATTGTAAAGTCGCCAACCTACAACAGCTTTTTGAATTTTGCATATAAAGCCTGTTATTTAAATTTATTTGATACGGAATATGATCTGTACCAATATAATTTCATGGGGTATAGCGGCAGGTTCATTATTAAAAAAAATTCAAGCAATCAGTTGTATGTTCAAAAGCTTGACGAAAACAATCTAAAAATTGAAATTAGCTCACTGAACCCTAATAAAACATATGATGTCAGTAGATTTACCATAATTGATGAATTTGGAAATAAATATATTTTCAATGTTACGGAAGACTCGAAAATCACATCCTATAGTCATAGAATAGGATTTAATGGATATATTAGTGATAATATGTATAATATAGGAGCGGTTACATCTGCATTCCACTTAGGTGAGGTTCAAGATGTATTGGGGGATACTTTGATAAAATTCAATTATTATCCTTTAAGCCCTGTTTTCTTTACGACCAATTCGAGTATTACAAGAAATAGTTCAACTCTGATTGAAAATTCTTATACCTATCCCCATAATTTTGGAAATGTAATTCCTGCAGCACAAGAATTTTCTACCAACAGTATCAATACTCAAACAAGACTGTTGAAAGATATAGAAATAGTAGGCCGTGGAAAAATTAACCTTTCCTATCTCCAGAGCAGGATAGATACCAATTATAGCAACCCCAACCAACTCAATAAACTTGATTATATTCAGATACTGAGCCCGGCGGGAAACATTATGGATACCTATAAATTCAATTATTCCAATTTCAGTTTTGATTTACACAACATGCAGGAATACCGTTTGAAATTGGATAACATAAGTGTTTTTGATGCTTTACAACAAAAAAAATATGATTATCAATTGAATTATACGAGCAATATACCATTATCCTCTTCAAAACTGAATATAGATCATTGGGGCTGGTTTAATTGTATTAAGCCTACCGATAATACTCTTTTGAGTAGAAATCCGTCTCCTGCCTGTATGAAATATAATATCTTAGAGAGCATCAAATTACCTACAGGGGGAATACAGAAATATGATTTTGAAAGCAATACCTATTCATTTATTGGTTCTGAACCGGCTGATATCTATGATAACCCGGATAATTGGGATGCTAACAGTTATATGACGACCCATAGCGGATCTCAGCAAAACGTAAAGAATTATTTCTTCTCGTTGTCTGGCGTGCGCCAAATGGAGATTAGTTTTCCGGATCTTGAGGATAACTATAATATTAGAAACAATACCTGGACATTTAGTATTTATAAAAAAGTGGGGAATGTCTACAATCTCATTACGATTATTGGACCAACAGTTGATCCAGATCCTGATTATCCAGCATATCATCTGAGAAATTTAGAGGCAGGTGATTATTATACAACATTCCAGGTTATTTCAAATACCAGCTATGTTAATTATGGCCAGATAAAAATATTGGCAGAGTTTAAAGAAAAGAAAAGTACAAATCTTATCCAATATGTAAACGGAGGCGGTATCAGGATCAAGAATATCAGCTATTATACAGATGAAAATATTTCTGTGCCTGCAAAATCAATAAACTTTGACTATAATAATATTGAGAACGGTCAGGAAATTTCTGGGGCTTTAATTTATCCGAAACCGCTGCACAATTATTTTTACGAATATAGTAACATTTTTACGGGTTCGGCGGGATCTTTAGGTTTTGATAAAGCATATACGATACTCTCTTCCGACAATTTTATTCCCGTTCAAAAAACACAGGGGGCAGATGTCGGGTACAAAAATGTATCAGTTTCAGAATTAAATAAAGGGAAAACTGTTTACACTTATACGTATCCTGAAGATACTCCAAACGCTATATTTCCGTCATCTTTTGCCCCTCCGTTTATATCATATCCGAATTTTGATTTTAAAAGAGGACTTTTAGTCAAAGAAAGAAAAGTAGATGTATTCAATAATGATTTATCTATTAGTGATAATGTACATCAGCTTCGTTCTGTTTATAAATATACAGGAATCAAGTTCCAGTATCCGGATTCGCCTTACAAAGAGTTTACAACAGCTGGTGCATTTATGAGTTATGAACACTATCGTCAAATATGCACAAGTGGTGGTATCCCTGGTCCAAATTGTAATTTCTATCAAGATCCCAAAATTTTTGTCAGCCTGGAAGTGGTAGGAAAAGCCAATATGACTAATTCTGTTTCAAAAGACTATAATAACGGAAGTTATATCCAAACAGTTAACAATATTTTATTTAATGCGAGAGACCTTCCGATTAAGAAAGAAACGATTCTTCCATCTCAGGAAATTAATGAGACCCTTTACTCTTATGCCCATGAAAAAGGAAATACAAGATTAATTAATGCTAATATCATTGGAATTCCTCTTGAAACATCTATTATTAAAAAACAAAATATTACTGATCCAGGGAAGGTACTTTCAAAAATAGAAACAAAATATGACAATCCTTCCAACTTGTTCCCAAGTTCAGTGTTATCTTATGATTTCAATAATGTTGCTCAAACCGAAGTCACTTATGATCAATATGATTCCAAGGGGAATTTAGTGCAGTACACAACCAAAGACGGTATTCCTACAGCAATCATTTGGGGATATAATTCTGCTCAGCCTATTGCTAAAGTTACAGGTGTTCCTTATTCCGTTGCCGGTAGTTTGGCAGCAGAGATTATCACTGCCTCTGATGCTGATATTAACGCAACTACAGAGCAGACTTTAATAGACAAACTAGATGTATTCAGAAAACAGTCTGCATTTCTCAATGCCCAAGTAACGACATATACTTACGACCCTTTGATTGGAGTAACAAGCATCACTCCACCGTCAGGAATAAGAGAAGTTTATAAATATGATTCTGCCAACAGGTTAGAAAGTATCAAAGACATTAACGGTAAACTGTTAAAAGAATTCAAATACAACTACAAACACTAACCCAAATCATGAAAAAAATAATCATCCCAATAAGTGCATTGTTTGTAGTAGGGTTTTCCCATGCGCAGACTTTGAATTTAAGTTCAAACTAGAATTGGATATACTAATTTAATGTCCAGTAAAAGTTTAGCATAAAACCCTCATTTCTTCATTAAAAATATCACGTCAAGTTTTGACGTGATTGATATTTACATTTGTCACATTAATATGACAATACTCATATTAAATCTAAAATAAGAGATTATATAATTCATTCGAAAACATTAAATTCGCAATCAAAATTAATAACCAAATCATGAAAAAACTCTACATGAGCGCATTTCTTATATGCACAACTGCTGTACTGTATGCTCAGGATGTGATATGGCAGAAAGATATTAAATCCTCTACTCAGGATTTCCTTTCACAAGTCACCACAACCATAGACCAACAATATCTTATAACAGGAAGCTCTATTCAATCTAAAAAAATAACTTCGGATAATAAGCAGAACAACGGCTACGATTTTCATTTAGTTAAATTGAATCAGCAAGGGGAAGAAGTCTGGGAAAAATATTTTTCAGGACAGAATCATGACTTTTTATCGGCAACCGTTGCTACACAGGAAGGAGGATTTCTTTTAGCAGGAACTTCTTTTTCAGGAAAAGGTCTTGATAAAAAAGAGAGTTCAAAAGGAGGATCTGATATATGGCTGATCAGAATCAATGAATTTGGAGATGAACTGTGGCAAAAAACCTTAGGAACCTCTCAGGATGAAGAAGCGAGATCTGTCATTCAGACTGCTGATTTTGGTTTTATGGTCGCTGGAAATGTTCAGAATTCAACTAATGGTTTCGGTTCTAAAGATGTGACCGTAACCAGGCTTGATAAAAATGGAAAAGTAATTTCAGAAATAATCTTAGGCGGAAGAGCCCTCGATGAAGTGGAAAAAATGATTCCTACACCTGATGGAGGTGCTTTGCTAGGTGTTTATTCAAGAAGTAATTCAACAACAGGAAACAAAACAGTAAAAAGTGATGATAAAGAAAATCCTGTTATGACTCAATTTACTGCAAAAACGACAGAAAACTTCGGGGAAGGCGATTACTGGGTCATCAAACTAAGCAAAGACAATAAAATAGAATGGGAAAAGAATTTTGGAGGTAAAGGTGATGACCATTTAAGAACCATGGTTTTTACTTCATCCGGATATATTATTGGTGGAGAATCGAGATCTGAAAAGTCAGGGAACAAAACCGTTGGCATTGAAGAAGGAACCGACGTTTGGTTGATTTCTTTAAACACAAAAGGTGACGAACAGTGGCAAAAATCCTACAATTTTAAAAATCGTGATATTCTGATGAGTATGAATGTCATCAGTACCGGAAATGGCAGAAACACGAAAGGAGTTTTACTCGGAGGTTACACTCAGGCAGAAGGAAGAATAGAAGCCGATGATGAAACATTCTGGATGCTGTACATCGACAATGACGGAAATGAACAGTGGCGAAAACATGTAAAAGGTGAATCTAGAAAGAAAGAAGAAAGACTTTCTGATTTGAAAATGAATAAAGACGGTTCTATTGTTTTAGCAGGAACAAGTGCCGAAGAACTAGGAAAAGAGAACTGGAAAATTGTGAAATTGGGAGATCAGCAAATTGACCAGTTGATAGAAAAACAGAATATTAAGATCTATCCTAATCCGGTATCAGACTACGCTTATGTAGAAATAGGATTTGACTCTTCGACAAGCTCAGAGCAAGGTTTTAAGGAAGCAGACATCACCCTTTATGATATGGGTGGAAGACAACTTCAAAGTTTAAAGACCAAGAATAAAGTAACCAAGATTAATACGCAGAATTTGATTCAAGGAGCGTATTTAATCGTTGTGAAAACAGATACTGAGAAAACGGCGAATGCGAAAATTATAAAAAAATAAAATATGATAAAAATATTTAATAATTTTCTTTTTGTTGTTATTTCTATCGGATTGTTCACAACAACAAAAGGACAAAGCAATGTAAAAAATTATGTTGAAGATGTTAATAAGATATACCCAGCTGCTCCTACCTCAAATAATTTGATGAAATTTGAAGAAGTTCCAGTAAGTAATTATACAGGAATTCCGGACATTAGCATACCTCTTGTTTCTATTCCTTCAACAAATCCCAATGTAAATATAAACATTGGATTAAAATATCATCCACTAAATACAAAATCCGAAGACAGATCAGGAGAAACAGGCTTAGGATGGAGTTTAATGGCCGGAGGAACGATTACAAGAACTGTAAGAGGTGGCGGTCCAGATGAAAAAAATAAAACAATTCCATTTGGATTCAACTATAAACTTGGAATTTATAATCATGTACTAAATCCTACTTATAAAATTATCAGCGGTGAAACAGCTTTGTTTGAAGGTAATATATTAGACAATAATGAATATGCTTTCTATGCAGTAAAAGGTAGGTATGATACTGAATATGATCTGTATCAATATAATTTTATGGGAATTTCAGGAAGATTCTATATTGTAAAAAATAATGATGGTAGTTTTACCGTTGAAAAACTTGACAGAAACAATGTACAGATTATCTGCCATAAAGATGTAGTAAGCGGAGAATTAGATGCATTCACTATCATTGATGATAAAGGAATTAAGTACAGCTTTAATGGAATGGAAAGAATTCACAGAGAATTTAATACCATTAAAATAGGCCTTACAACAAGCTTTGGCTATACCAGTTCACAGATAGAAGGTAGCGATTATTTTTCTGCATATCATTTGGTGAAGATCATGGATCAGGCAGATTCTGATTTAGTAACATTTACTTATGATCTTTTTTCTAATGTGAAATTTCAAGAAACCCCCACCTTTATAAACAGGATTGCAAGTGATGTATCTTATCAAAACCTTACCAGCGAAGTCACGGGTGATTACATAGAGGTGGATGAAGTAATGCCAGGTGCTATAGAAACACAACACACATTTAATACTTCACACACAAAACTTTTAACACAAATTAATATCATTGGCAAAGGGAATATAAAGCTAAATTACGAGGTTGGAAGGCAAGATTCAAATTATACTGAACCCAATAATCTTTATAAATTAAAATCAATTCAGACCAACTACCTAGGACAAGATCCAATAAAATTTACCGAAAAATATAATTTTGAATATGATTATTCAGATACTAACTTTTTGGAGCGCACAGACTTATCTCCCATTATTTTAAAACGTATGCTTCTGGATAAGGTAATTAGAGTTACGGAGAATAATCAAAATACAGAATATAAGATTGAATATAACCGTTTTTCAGGTATTGAATTAAAGAAAGATAAATGGGGATATTTTTTGGATTCCGGGTTGAATTATGTTGCCCAGGATGTTGTTAAATCAATCACCTATCCTACAAACGGTAAAGTTGCTTTTGATTTTGAGGCAAATGAATATAGTTACTTTCCGGGCTCAGGAAATGGACTTTTACAGCAAGTAGAAGGATACTTCAGACCTGAATATGATGGGCATTCTATACATTTTGGAAACTTTAATCCCAACATTAAAAAAGAATTTTTCACAGTTATTTCACCTCAGAAGGTAAGTTTAAAACTGATGCTGGGAAATTTAATTTATTGTAATTGGAAACTTAATATTTATAAAAAAATTAGCGATAATCAATATTCTCCGGTTGTTTACAATTACGAAATGTCAAGCCAGATGTGTAGGCGTACAACACCGCCATTCTGCCCCAATGACAATACGAATCCAGATCAGGAGATAATAAGTGAAATAAATCTTAATATTGATTTTGAACCAGGAGTTTATTATGCCTCTTTGACAGGCGATTTTGCATTTTCTTCTCCAATAGCAAATACGATAGATACTTTTGAGGCAACTACTGTAGAAAATGTTTTTGTTGATACAAAAAAAGAAAAAGGTGGAGGATTAAGAATTAATAATATTTCTTATTTCGAAAACTCAACCTCAGATATTTTCACAAAAAAATATACGTATAACTATGATGATATAAATGATCCGCAACGTAGTAGTGGCGCATT
The sequence above is a segment of the Chryseobacterium turcicum genome. Coding sequences within it:
- a CDS encoding T9SS type A sorting domain-containing protein, which translates into the protein MMYIDNDGKEQWRKHVKGESRKKEERLSDLKMNKDGSIVLAGTSAEELGKENWKIVKLGDQQIDQLIEKQNIKIYPNPVSDYAYVEIGFDSSTSSEQGFKEADITLYDMGGRQLQSLKTKNKITKINTQSLIQGAYLIVIKTDTEKTANAKLIKK
- a CDS encoding helix-turn-helix domain-containing protein, with amino-acid sequence MQHIGKNIKKIREEKGLTQQAIADLIAMHRSNYSRVETDDRDLSIEAVGKIARFFNMTIDDLVNFEGEIPNEVTFDDKNTIEQMQLIQQLDEEDKTTVFKIVETMLTKKKFKDFFNKNVAAL
- a CDS encoding transposase; translated protein: MSEIERKFNKLCGKVRYKVERTFGSIRRWFNGGTARYKGIKKMHAQNLLEGLAYNLYRSPAIIMPNALKNEK
- a CDS encoding T9SS type A sorting domain-containing protein, with the protein product MKKLYMSAFLICTTAVLYAQDVIWQKDIKSSTQDFLSQVTTTIDQQYLITGSSIQSKKITSDNKQNNGYDFHLVKLNQQGEEVWEKYFSGQNHDFLSATVATQEGGFLLAGTSFSGKGLDKKESSKGGSDIWLIRINEFGDELWQKTLGTSQDEEARSVIQTADFGFMVAGNVQNSTNGFGSKDVTVTRLDKNGKVISEIILGGRALDEVEKMIPTPDGGALLGVYSRSNSTTGNKTVKSDDKENPVMTQFTAKTTENFGEGDYWVIKLSKDNKIEWEKNFGGKGDDHLRTMVFTSSGYIIGGESRSEKSGNKTVGIEEGTDVWLISLNTKGDEQWQKSYNFKNRDILMSMNVISTGNGRNTKGVLLGGYTQAEGRIEADDETFWMLYIDNDGNEQWRKHVKGESRKKEERLSDLKMNKDGSIVLAGTSAEELGKENWKIVKLGDQQIDQLIEKQNIKIYPNPVSDYAYVEIGFDSSTSSEQGFKEADITLYDMGGRQLQSLKTKNKVTKINTQNLIQGAYLIVVKTDTEKTANAKIIKK
- a CDS encoding IS5 family transposase translates to MYFQVMKIEKSPSFADTICDLRVRKIKSVFFTQIDVLIDWGLISNIINKYYAKGNNVVGNPSYDGLLLFKMSLLQMWYGLSDYEVEERINDSISFSKFCGLTLEQTSPDHSTLSRFRSRMTEKKGCEKLLKEFNRQLEKHQIIVKTGAIVDASVIDTPLKPKGKSSYEAAEDRKEDERSEGNLEKEKAEKISLKILKPSVDTDASWIKKAGKLRYGYKKHHVTDENGLVLGILTTSANVNEISNLEEVLATADLPKGTIIYGDKGYQSSKNEELLKKKNLKNRILKKQKRTNH